The following proteins are encoded in a genomic region of Porphyrobacter sp. CACIAM 03H1:
- a CDS encoding LuxR C-terminal-related transcriptional regulator has translation MLGRRHGNQGPYSSMAREAGFCSCPPSTPEQSFGLPLHPAGVTHDSGTQPSSHSADSLHVELVALAETLPLFRDALTQLVERVCPGAKVFHADSMTDLAGLAERGFHPDLFLIDLALPGMMAGLALSQLRKQHRRAAIVTFAADDDITLIMQAMQSGSDGFVHKGAAREQCISAIGRILAGEFVIAQKGNASGLAAHAEKAPIVLTARQSEVLALLSEGASNKVIARALGISHLTVRLHVSSLLRIFGVSRRDDVAPKARAIGIFEHP, from the coding sequence ATGCTCGGTCGGCGCCACGGAAATCAGGGGCCGTATTCGTCCATGGCCCGGGAGGCCGGTTTTTGCTCATGCCCCCCGTCGACGCCGGAGCAGTCTTTCGGATTGCCGCTCCATCCTGCAGGCGTAACCCACGATTCTGGCACTCAGCCTTCTTCGCACAGCGCGGACAGCCTTCACGTGGAGCTTGTGGCGTTAGCCGAGACGCTGCCGCTGTTCCGTGATGCCCTTACGCAGTTGGTGGAGCGTGTGTGCCCTGGTGCGAAGGTCTTCCACGCCGATTCGATGACCGACTTGGCCGGTCTGGCCGAACGGGGCTTTCACCCTGATCTGTTCCTCATCGATCTGGCCTTGCCCGGAATGATGGCCGGCCTTGCTCTATCTCAATTGCGCAAACAGCATCGCAGGGCAGCGATCGTCACGTTTGCTGCCGATGACGATATCACTTTGATCATGCAGGCGATGCAATCGGGCAGTGACGGGTTCGTTCACAAGGGTGCGGCACGCGAACAGTGCATTTCAGCGATTGGCCGGATTCTGGCCGGCGAGTTCGTTATCGCGCAGAAGGGCAATGCGAGCGGGCTCGCGGCGCACGCGGAGAAGGCCCCGATCGTGCTTACCGCTCGTCAGAGCGAAGTTCTTGCGCTGCTGTCCGAAGGGGCCTCCAACAAGGTCATCGCCCGGGCGCTCGGCATCTCTCATCTCACCGTGCGCCTGCACGTCTCCTCTCTCCTGCGGATCTTCGGCGTCAGTCGCAGAGATGATGTGGCGCCCAAGGCACGTGCGATCGGCATTTTCGAGCATCCGTGA
- a CDS encoding sensor histidine kinase: MIDGGIAVTNIRQLPAIAVYQQNSPIRHLWLPFRQLYDQGSTREHRGRHVEQFRDLTRSRFLLLSLPVISAGLIVSLADQLAAADVSWSAFAKHTGQTGALLLPALSAHIAACRWPLWPAIFIWLAGLLAYPSILGIVAPKFNLATWEWGLVAGCSLIFLALHPDARTRGDRSTAAGPPILRVPITLDGTIGILLILWVLICTSLFASTPDAVRNQPLDTWFDGQRILSEPGETLWYMTQLTVMAGVLFGWYWVCRYIMVQRVLRQLGIVPFAFALVGCVVLATPLAATIGIAMPLNIPEWTLTPSESHNPFDPINYRFTIWLTAILIPVLLIVERLQAEQTQASARHETVRAELYLLQQQINPHFLFNTLNTLYALCLRNRTESASAVVKLSDLLRYVVYRGQAKCVGLDEEIAYITNYLDLQQLRFGHRCTLQTSWPLSRDRLGLPPLLLIMLVENAFKHGVEPLDGPCTVQIRAEVRGRTLCFECINSLRSEPQDSAPGTGLANLRRRLELLCGPDFELSSGPDQGEWRARLQLELVLC, from the coding sequence GTGATCGATGGCGGCATTGCCGTGACAAACATTCGCCAGCTACCGGCGATTGCAGTTTATCAGCAGAACTCCCCCATTCGTCATCTTTGGCTTCCGTTCCGACAGCTCTATGACCAAGGCTCAACGAGGGAGCATCGGGGAAGGCACGTGGAGCAGTTCAGAGATCTGACGCGTAGCCGTTTCCTGCTTCTCTCGTTGCCTGTGATATCGGCGGGGCTGATAGTGAGCCTGGCTGATCAATTGGCCGCCGCTGACGTGTCATGGAGCGCATTCGCCAAACATACCGGCCAAACCGGAGCGCTCCTCTTACCGGCTTTGAGCGCTCATATTGCGGCCTGTCGCTGGCCTCTATGGCCTGCGATATTCATCTGGCTGGCCGGCCTACTGGCTTACCCCTCAATTCTCGGCATAGTCGCGCCCAAATTTAACCTCGCGACATGGGAATGGGGCCTGGTGGCGGGATGCAGCCTCATTTTCCTGGCGCTGCACCCAGATGCGCGAACACGCGGCGACAGATCGACTGCAGCCGGGCCACCGATACTTCGGGTGCCGATCACGCTCGACGGCACGATCGGCATCTTGCTGATCTTGTGGGTGCTGATCTGCACCTCACTTTTTGCATCTACCCCAGACGCTGTGCGCAACCAGCCGCTGGACACCTGGTTTGACGGGCAGCGTATCCTGTCCGAACCTGGCGAGACCTTGTGGTATATGACGCAGCTCACTGTAATGGCTGGCGTCTTGTTCGGATGGTACTGGGTGTGCCGCTACATTATGGTGCAGCGTGTGCTGCGGCAGCTGGGTATTGTGCCCTTTGCGTTTGCACTGGTCGGATGTGTGGTCTTGGCTACGCCATTGGCAGCCACCATTGGCATCGCTATGCCACTTAACATCCCAGAATGGACGTTAACCCCGTCCGAAAGCCACAATCCCTTCGATCCGATCAACTACCGGTTCACCATTTGGCTGACGGCCATCCTGATCCCGGTTCTGTTGATAGTCGAGCGGCTGCAGGCCGAACAGACTCAAGCCAGCGCCAGGCATGAGACGGTACGGGCCGAACTCTACTTGCTGCAGCAGCAGATCAATCCGCACTTCCTGTTCAACACCCTCAACACTCTTTATGCGCTGTGCCTCAGAAACCGGACCGAGAGCGCAAGCGCCGTCGTCAAGCTGTCCGATCTGTTGCGCTATGTGGTTTATCGCGGCCAGGCCAAATGCGTCGGGCTCGACGAGGAGATCGCCTATATCACGAACTACCTCGATTTGCAGCAACTGCGGTTCGGGCACCGCTGCACCTTGCAAACCAGCTGGCCTCTTTCACGGGACAGGCTCGGCCTGCCGCCGCTGCTACTCATCATGCTCGTCGAAAACGCCTTCAAGCACGGGGTGGAGCCGCTCGATGGACCATGTACGGTGCAAATCAGAGCGGAAGTTCGGGGACGGACACTCTGTTTCGAGTGCATCAATTCTCTTCGGAGTGAACCTCAGGACAGCGCGCCGGGCACAGGCCTTGCAAACTTGCGTCGACGGCTGGAACTGCTCTGTGGTCCTGACTTCGAACTTAGCAGCGGACCGGATCAGGGGGAATGGCGCGCGCGGCTTCAACTGGAGCTGGTTCTGTGTTGA
- a CDS encoding LytR/AlgR family response regulator transcription factor yields MLIVDDEPLAHDVLAHLCEREGDIEIVAHCLNASEALTQLEKQTVDLMLLDIRMPVFGGLDLLRGVHNPPLTIIVSAHQEHAYEGFELDVIDYLLKPVSSARFAEAIAKVRRRRILTNPDACEEPKEIVLKVDRAMRRFRFDDITCVHARGNYVAVCAGDQTLLATITMKELLSQLPARHFIRVHRSCIVNRQRIVEQRASQVLLDDGQVVPIGRSYRKAGKNSFARPAT; encoded by the coding sequence GTGCTGATCGTCGACGATGAGCCGCTAGCGCACGATGTGCTGGCGCACCTATGCGAGCGCGAAGGCGATATCGAGATCGTTGCGCATTGCCTGAATGCCTCCGAAGCCCTCACCCAGTTGGAGAAGCAGACGGTCGACCTGATGCTTCTGGATATCCGCATGCCGGTCTTTGGCGGACTCGACCTGTTGCGCGGCGTCCACAATCCACCTCTTACGATTATTGTCAGCGCGCATCAGGAGCACGCCTATGAAGGTTTCGAACTTGACGTGATTGACTACCTGTTGAAGCCAGTGAGTTCTGCTCGGTTCGCCGAGGCTATTGCCAAGGTCCGTCGCAGGCGTATCCTCACTAACCCGGACGCATGCGAAGAACCAAAAGAGATTGTGCTGAAGGTTGATCGCGCCATGCGGCGTTTCCGCTTCGACGATATCACCTGCGTCCACGCGCGAGGCAATTATGTGGCGGTTTGTGCCGGTGATCAAACTTTGTTGGCTACCATCACGATGAAAGAGTTGTTGTCGCAGCTTCCAGCGAGGCATTTCATTCGGGTTCACCGCAGCTGCATCGTCAACCGTCAGCGGATTGTAGAGCAGCGCGCCAGTCAAGTGCTGCTCGACGACGGCCAGGTTGTCCCGATCGGGCGATCTTATCGAAAAGCAGGTAAAAACAGCTTTGCTCGGCCTGCAACATAG
- a CDS encoding erythromycin esterase family protein has translation MWNKAEFAFISGCMKMLPLIGLTTLIASGAATPEVYLSPATVVAEASVEIRDDQAIPELDAAVQNARFVLLGEPWHGDGGAIALRSDIVRYLSTRHDFDVIVFEADFFAMHRGWQVVVNGGGLKSYADENVYSFWSQSKAAENLWSFVDERRRNGHRIDLAGMDTKLVGKWSRELLPQELVEQLSRLPESDPQEAANAGSTLRRLLHPHEKPPVTEDAFSDLVKHVDTLAANLRGEDEATLFWRQVAESLKRNLSGEYRDPGMADNLIWLAEKLYPDRKIIVWLHNNHGLTDKWSFYDSDDPTIKMLAKSETRRSIGERTYVGEALRRYYGPKAVYSIATISYTGTYSRDIIPALVGQAANFADLAALPATRPDALETALAALGRRRAFVDLRKFKNLQPVANRAIDYSQLPEIAFRLQDGYDGLLFVHTTHGLNSQ, from the coding sequence ATGTGGAACAAGGCGGAATTCGCTTTTATTTCTGGGTGTATGAAAATGCTTCCTCTTATTGGCCTGACAACACTTATTGCTTCGGGAGCTGCGACGCCCGAGGTGTACTTGTCACCAGCGACTGTTGTTGCGGAAGCCTCGGTTGAGATTCGCGATGATCAGGCAATCCCGGAGTTGGATGCTGCCGTCCAAAACGCCCGCTTTGTTCTTCTTGGCGAACCCTGGCACGGCGATGGAGGAGCGATAGCCTTGCGCTCTGACATCGTTCGTTACCTGTCGACCAGGCATGATTTTGATGTGATCGTGTTCGAAGCTGATTTCTTTGCGATGCATCGCGGATGGCAGGTGGTAGTCAATGGAGGCGGCTTAAAATCTTACGCAGATGAGAATGTTTATTCTTTCTGGAGTCAATCAAAGGCCGCTGAAAATCTCTGGTCCTTCGTCGATGAGCGGCGTAGGAATGGGCACCGAATAGATCTTGCAGGAATGGACACTAAACTTGTTGGTAAATGGAGCCGCGAATTGCTTCCGCAAGAGTTGGTCGAGCAACTGAGCAGGCTTCCTGAAAGCGATCCTCAGGAGGCCGCAAATGCTGGCAGCACGCTGCGCCGGTTGCTGCATCCACATGAGAAACCGCCGGTCACGGAGGATGCATTCTCTGATCTGGTCAAGCACGTCGATACGCTGGCTGCAAACCTTAGAGGGGAAGACGAAGCGACACTGTTCTGGCGACAGGTCGCGGAAAGCCTTAAACGCAACCTCTCGGGCGAATACCGCGATCCGGGAATGGCGGACAACCTCATCTGGCTTGCAGAAAAACTTTATCCCGACCGCAAGATCATCGTGTGGCTTCACAACAATCACGGGTTGACGGACAAATGGTCATTCTACGATAGTGATGATCCCACCATAAAAATGCTAGCAAAGTCTGAAACTAGGCGTTCTATTGGTGAGCGCACCTATGTCGGCGAGGCACTGCGTCGATATTACGGGCCGAAAGCGGTTTATTCGATTGCGACTATATCTTACACAGGCACGTACAGCCGCGACATAATTCCAGCTCTCGTCGGGCAGGCTGCAAACTTTGCCGACCTTGCGGCACTTCCGGCAACGCGACCCGATGCTCTTGAAACGGCTTTGGCTGCGCTAGGCAGAAGGCGAGCGTTTGTGGATCTGCGGAAATTCAAGAATCTGCAGCCTGTCGCCAATCGTGCGATTGATTATTCGCAGTTACCCGAAATAGCGTTTAGACTGCAGGATGGCTATGATGGCCTACTTTTCGTCCATACAACGCATGGACTGAACTCTCAGTAA
- a CDS encoding IS5 family transposase → MGRGDLSDAEWELIGPLLPAERGRWARPAGDNRRFLNDMLHVLRVGCPWRDMHERYGKWNSVYVRFRRWAEQGVWDALLQTLVDLGLTDYWQHMIDSTSVRGHVSAAGGKGGACTNALGRSRGGFTSKIHARCDNQGLPLGFILTGGEASDYTAAEPLMEIPVTTHKALLADKGYDGDRFRESLLIRGILPIIPPRSNRKVPEHPDYRRYRDRNRVERMFGKLKQQRRIATRYDKTILSFESFLNLAAARLWLKSFVNAT, encoded by the coding sequence ATGGGTCGTGGAGACTTGTCGGATGCGGAGTGGGAACTGATCGGGCCGCTGCTGCCGGCTGAGCGTGGTCGCTGGGCGCGTCCCGCTGGGGATAATCGGCGCTTTCTCAACGACATGCTCCACGTGCTGCGGGTCGGCTGCCCCTGGCGCGACATGCACGAGCGCTACGGCAAGTGGAACTCGGTCTATGTCCGGTTCCGGCGCTGGGCTGAGCAGGGCGTCTGGGATGCGCTGCTGCAAACGCTGGTCGATCTCGGGCTGACCGACTACTGGCAGCACATGATCGACAGCACCAGCGTTCGCGGCCATGTCTCGGCAGCGGGCGGAAAAGGGGGGGCTTGTACGAACGCTCTTGGTCGATCACGCGGCGGTTTTACGAGCAAGATCCACGCCCGCTGCGACAATCAGGGACTGCCTCTCGGCTTCATCCTGACCGGCGGCGAGGCCTCCGATTACACCGCTGCTGAGCCGCTGATGGAGATCCCGGTCACTACGCACAAGGCGCTGCTGGCAGACAAAGGCTACGATGGTGATCGCTTCCGTGAGAGCCTGCTGATCCGGGGCATCCTGCCGATCATCCCGCCCCGTTCGAACCGCAAGGTGCCCGAGCATCCTGACTATCGCCGCTACCGGGATCGCAACCGCGTCGAGCGCATGTTCGGCAAGCTCAAGCAGCAGCGTCGGATCGCCACCCGCTACGACAAGACCATCCTCTCCTTCGAGAGCTTCCTCAACCTCGCCGCCGCCCGCCTATGGCTGAAATCTTTTGTCAACGCGACCTAA
- a CDS encoding CPBP family intramembrane glutamic endopeptidase, producing the protein MIVPTLLKKRVPYPDRNSLGIATFIIFAFAIPWGGWVVIRQIADGGDQLTATLAFLVLPAGVSLGGFAASYVEGGSVGLGEFAKRTVLARFDPKALLLVLGTPIAAGLLTFASHPEDLMGRGRPDLMIWLGSLTLLNLSTGPLAEEFGWRGYLLAKFERLFPTWLAGLALGPIWTLWHLPLFWDTVFAGAAPFLGYMLWVCAWSVILAMVTKAANGNVLPAVALHLFLNTQADFFSAFLPGLDGSALPSGLPLAVSSFVVAVTVIAWTLRFARPTSA; encoded by the coding sequence ATGATCGTCCCCACGCTCCTGAAAAAACGCGTACCCTATCCTGATCGCAATTCGCTCGGAATAGCCACGTTCATCATCTTCGCCTTCGCGATACCTTGGGGAGGGTGGGTTGTCATACGGCAGATTGCCGATGGCGGAGACCAGCTGACCGCGACCTTAGCATTTCTTGTGCTACCTGCCGGAGTTAGTCTGGGTGGGTTTGCGGCTAGCTATGTCGAGGGTGGATCTGTTGGCCTCGGAGAATTTGCAAAACGAACCGTTCTGGCCCGTTTTGATCCCAAGGCACTGCTCCTCGTGCTGGGCACTCCAATTGCGGCCGGGCTGCTGACTTTTGCCTCTCACCCTGAGGATCTGATGGGACGCGGGCGCCCTGACCTCATGATCTGGCTTGGGAGCCTGACACTCCTCAACCTGTCGACTGGGCCGCTTGCGGAAGAGTTTGGCTGGCGCGGCTATCTTCTGGCGAAGTTCGAGCGGCTGTTTCCGACATGGCTCGCAGGGTTGGCGCTCGGACCGATCTGGACGCTTTGGCACCTGCCCTTGTTCTGGGATACAGTGTTTGCCGGAGCAGCGCCCTTCTTGGGCTATATGCTGTGGGTTTGCGCATGGTCGGTGATTTTGGCGATGGTCACGAAAGCGGCAAATGGCAATGTTCTTCCCGCAGTTGCACTGCATTTGTTTTTGAATACGCAGGCAGACTTTTTCAGCGCATTTCTTCCCGGCCTTGACGGCAGTGCGCTACCCAGCGGCCTACCGCTTGCTGTCTCCAGTTTCGTTGTCGCGGTCACAGTCATTGCCTGGACCTTACGTTTCGCAAGGCCAACCTCCGCCTAA
- a CDS encoding serine hydrolase domain-containing protein yields the protein MQRLQVVFLLGVGATLVATAGASAAPDHAKRGEAYLEYLSDCHKAHVCNGVYLVARNGEAVFEGAVGDSGDEQATALKVTDRFDIGSISKQFTAVAVLKLVAEGRLSLSDKVTTHFPTFPYDGVTIQDILSHTSGIPEVLPYYSSQLRRTPDGAPITGSDVISVLAQGNLPAESSRGTRYSYSNTGYIVLAALVEHVADQPFDVYLEQSFFKRLGMKSTFLRTPDNADFSTSRAWGFQPAPDGSRRVVDQLPRLFLRGAGGIYSTASDLLKWQNALNDGRVIPRRLYKLATTPARLLNGEEVPYGLGFSLKPDAVGMRRISHAGHWRAFKSDLSYFPDSRVTVIQLTNNSEDDSVDTNVSALAKIALGREVSPIMAPIGWDLVEKLDSEDIALVKSWFEQEMSAIPRRYSIEESDLNSIGYAYLNQRSTDKAETVFSLTALAFPRSANALDSLADAQEARGDIHAAHASIVAALAIEPNSEGLKKRAAVLRSRLP from the coding sequence ATGCAACGTCTGCAAGTCGTATTCCTATTGGGTGTCGGTGCGACCTTAGTCGCGACAGCCGGGGCTTCTGCCGCTCCAGATCACGCCAAACGCGGTGAAGCCTATCTTGAGTACCTCAGCGATTGCCACAAGGCGCACGTCTGCAACGGCGTGTATCTTGTGGCTCGCAATGGAGAAGCTGTTTTCGAAGGCGCAGTCGGAGACTCGGGCGACGAGCAGGCAACAGCACTGAAGGTGACCGACCGTTTCGATATTGGCTCAATATCCAAGCAATTCACGGCCGTGGCGGTTTTAAAGCTGGTAGCTGAAGGTCGGCTTTCGTTGAGCGACAAGGTCACGACCCATTTCCCCACGTTCCCCTACGATGGTGTGACCATTCAAGACATTTTGTCGCACACTTCGGGAATTCCCGAAGTCCTGCCGTATTACTCCAGTCAGCTGCGTCGCACTCCAGATGGTGCACCAATCACCGGAAGCGATGTCATTTCGGTGCTGGCACAAGGCAACCTGCCAGCAGAATCATCGCGGGGCACTCGCTATAGCTATAGCAATACCGGATATATTGTATTGGCTGCCTTGGTCGAGCATGTGGCTGACCAACCGTTTGACGTCTATCTCGAACAGTCTTTCTTCAAGCGGCTGGGCATGAAAAGCACATTCCTGCGCACGCCCGACAATGCAGACTTCAGCACTAGTCGAGCATGGGGATTTCAGCCCGCACCAGATGGCAGCCGCCGCGTTGTTGATCAGCTGCCCAGGCTCTTCCTTCGCGGAGCAGGAGGCATATATTCTACGGCGTCTGACCTGCTGAAGTGGCAGAATGCCTTGAATGATGGACGGGTCATCCCACGTCGGCTTTACAAGCTTGCAACAACACCTGCTCGACTTCTGAACGGCGAAGAAGTGCCGTATGGGCTTGGTTTCAGCCTGAAGCCCGACGCTGTTGGCATGCGAAGGATTTCCCATGCGGGTCATTGGAGGGCATTCAAGTCAGACCTTTCCTATTTTCCCGATAGCCGCGTCACCGTGATCCAGCTCACCAATAACAGCGAAGACGATAGTGTTGATACCAACGTATCTGCATTGGCAAAGATCGCCCTCGGACGCGAGGTTTCGCCAATTATGGCTCCAATTGGATGGGATTTGGTTGAGAAACTTGATTCTGAAGACATCGCGCTCGTCAAAAGTTGGTTTGAACAGGAGATGTCGGCGATCCCGAGACGCTACAGTATCGAAGAATCTGATTTGAATAGCATTGGCTACGCCTACCTCAATCAGAGAAGCACTGACAAAGCTGAAACAGTATTTTCTCTGACTGCATTGGCCTTTCCTCGTTCTGCCAATGCTCTCGATAGCTTGGCCGACGCGCAGGAAGCTCGTGGCGATATCCACGCTGCTCATGCGAGCATCGTTGCCGCACTTGCTATCGAACCGAATTCCGAAGGGCTGAAAAAACGGGCTGCTGTGTTGCGGTCCCGACTTCCGTGA
- a CDS encoding DUF1176 domain-containing protein, producing MGDLKEFGDWVVGCDNHRACHATSLPEERPDGSLEGPIGDGTLSVSIKALPAPRSAPVVQMALVGEADRRAAARIAGIAIDGRNLGIPVSGSDGLVNLDAVASQKIVDAARIASRIALIDDKGQDIASASLRGWRAAASYIDAEQYRTGTVSSMAAPGDRRWDYSIAPPIPPRPTIVVQPPSPRPPVILSDDDLKALRALDPCQRYTQMSAQEPPRFFRLDADQTLLILPTSCGGYNPLRMPFVIDESGDAREAEFWPYPGNNMANRPELPDLDWSEEERRLVSFGRGRGLADCGEVSEFVWVDGKFRLVHFASMYPCRGSYDYITTYRLDVRQLGEAETDDAQLPGDSGD from the coding sequence GTGGGCGACCTGAAGGAATTCGGCGACTGGGTGGTGGGCTGTGACAATCACAGAGCCTGCCATGCCACGTCATTGCCTGAGGAACGCCCTGATGGCAGCCTCGAGGGTCCTATCGGCGATGGCACCCTTTCCGTATCGATTAAGGCGTTGCCAGCCCCCCGAAGTGCACCCGTGGTCCAAATGGCGCTGGTCGGAGAAGCTGATCGTCGCGCGGCCGCCAGGATCGCCGGGATCGCCATCGATGGCAGGAACCTCGGCATTCCGGTTTCAGGCTCGGATGGTCTGGTCAATCTTGATGCAGTCGCCTCGCAGAAGATCGTAGACGCTGCGCGCATCGCTTCCAGGATCGCGCTGATCGACGATAAGGGTCAGGACATAGCTTCCGCCTCGCTTCGCGGATGGCGAGCCGCCGCGTCCTACATCGACGCCGAGCAGTATCGTACGGGTACGGTATCCTCGATGGCCGCACCCGGGGATAGACGATGGGACTACAGCATAGCACCACCGATACCGCCACGTCCGACCATCGTGGTTCAACCCCCATCGCCGCGTCCACCTGTGATCCTTTCTGATGACGACCTCAAGGCATTGCGCGCGCTCGATCCCTGCCAGAGGTACACACAGATGTCGGCCCAGGAACCGCCTAGGTTTTTTCGCCTCGATGCCGACCAGACCCTCCTGATCCTGCCAACCTCCTGTGGGGGCTACAACCCCTTGCGGATGCCCTTCGTAATCGATGAAAGCGGCGATGCACGCGAGGCGGAGTTCTGGCCTTATCCGGGTAACAATATGGCAAACCGCCCCGAACTGCCCGACCTCGATTGGAGCGAGGAGGAGCGTCGGCTGGTCAGTTTTGGCCGTGGGAGAGGATTGGCCGACTGCGGCGAAGTGTCAGAATTCGTATGGGTCGACGGCAAATTCAGGCTCGTTCACTTCGCGAGCATGTATCCTTGCCGAGGCAGCTACGACTACATCACCACCTATCGGCTCGACGTCAGGCAGTTGGGTGAAGCCGAAACGGACGACGCTCAATTGCCGGGAGACTCTGGCGATTGA
- a CDS encoding DUF4189 domain-containing protein yields MHLTRHLLLRLGMLALGMLALAEGPAAHADSACGAGQRMVGEQTLVSAAGTTRIPVCAPDETSMPAGQAAAPEIPNMPLNAALAWGNLPDGTPAYFYVTARLNSWGAMKEAVAGCEAYGALNCREGLTVANGWLGVSKAADGSYFAAFARKKSEAHKAAIARCAREASGCSVSEIIRTS; encoded by the coding sequence ATGCACCTGACACGACACCTGCTGTTGCGCCTCGGCATGCTGGCGTTGGGAATGCTTGCGCTCGCGGAGGGGCCCGCTGCCCACGCTGACAGCGCCTGCGGGGCTGGCCAACGAATGGTTGGCGAACAGACACTGGTCAGCGCGGCTGGAACCACCCGTATCCCCGTTTGCGCGCCAGACGAGACGAGCATGCCTGCCGGACAGGCAGCCGCTCCCGAGATTCCCAATATGCCGCTAAATGCCGCGCTGGCCTGGGGCAATTTGCCCGATGGAACTCCGGCCTATTTCTATGTCACGGCACGGCTCAATTCATGGGGTGCAATGAAAGAGGCGGTCGCTGGTTGCGAAGCCTATGGCGCGCTCAACTGCCGCGAAGGGCTGACCGTTGCCAATGGCTGGCTTGGTGTCAGCAAAGCGGCAGACGGCAGCTACTTCGCCGCCTTCGCGCGCAAGAAATCGGAAGCTCATAAGGCCGCCATCGCCCGCTGCGCCCGTGAAGCGAGCGGCTGCTCCGTTTCAGAAATAATCCGAACGAGTTGA
- a CDS encoding helix-turn-helix transcriptional regulator, with product MNTEQSAGQPPRLLRLPEVMDRVGLRRSAIYQRMSEGRFPRCRSLGAKCSVWVESEINEWIGSVVGTED from the coding sequence GTGAATACTGAACAATCAGCAGGCCAGCCCCCGCGCCTCTTGCGGCTTCCTGAAGTCATGGACAGGGTCGGCTTGCGCCGGTCCGCAATTTATCAGCGCATGAGTGAAGGACGCTTTCCCAGGTGCCGGTCTCTCGGGGCTAAATGTTCTGTCTGGGTAGAGTCCGAGATTAACGAATGGATTGGGTCTGTTGTCGGGACTGAAGATTAG
- a CDS encoding helix-turn-helix domain-containing protein, with protein sequence MHQSAHDTNASLARVITHAIETADKPKHQIASEAGIHRETMLKVMRGERAISIDRAVRLFEACGVSPHAVILLTLVGEEALACEWMHREMGAFLDEFITSLPGQLDRTLGRRVDDLRPRWASGTSQLVAKLLSRHIDDLANRDIAMSLTR encoded by the coding sequence ATGCATCAGTCTGCCCATGATACGAATGCCAGCCTTGCGCGCGTCATCACGCACGCCATCGAAACTGCCGACAAGCCGAAGCACCAGATCGCGAGCGAGGCCGGGATCCACCGCGAAACCATGTTGAAGGTCATGCGCGGTGAGCGCGCGATCAGCATTGACCGCGCTGTGCGTCTATTCGAGGCCTGCGGGGTTTCGCCCCATGCCGTCATCCTGCTAACCTTGGTAGGCGAGGAGGCGCTGGCCTGTGAGTGGATGCACCGTGAAATGGGAGCTTTCCTCGATGAGTTCATCACCAGCCTGCCCGGGCAGCTCGATCGTACTCTCGGACGCCGGGTGGATGACCTGAGGCCGCGTTGGGCTAGCGGCACCTCGCAGCTGGTGGCCAAGCTGCTTTCCCGGCATATCGACGACCTCGCCAATCGAGATATTGCCATGTCACTGACGCGCTAA